In Anaerolineales bacterium, the following proteins share a genomic window:
- a CDS encoding hydrogenase maturation nickel metallochaperone HypA has protein sequence MNHRNEIEAARAMLTKVLQHAREHDAAKVNHLHIAIGEIAELDQDLILAHWRDLSKGTLAESAQLHFRAIAADAQCMACFKKYHPEGGEIRCPYCGSYGAKILSGEEFYIESIETEIK, from the coding sequence ACGAAATAGAAGCCGCCCGCGCGATGCTCACGAAGGTTCTTCAACACGCGCGCGAGCATGATGCGGCGAAGGTCAATCATCTTCATATCGCCATCGGCGAAATTGCAGAACTCGATCAAGATCTGATTTTGGCGCACTGGCGCGACCTCAGCAAAGGCACGCTCGCGGAATCGGCGCAATTACATTTCCGAGCGATCGCCGCCGACGCGCAGTGCATGGCATGTTTCAAAAAATATCATCCCGAGGGCGGAGAGATTCGTTGCCCCTATTGCGGAAGTTACGGAGCGAAAATATTATCCGGCGAGGAGTTTTACATTGAATCCATTGAGACAGAAATTAAATAA